In Janibacter alkaliphilus, the following proteins share a genomic window:
- a CDS encoding pyridoxamine 5'-phosphate oxidase family protein, with protein sequence MSIADRLRTVPTLTGTPPHLDLDDLPSDPQDLALAWLDAAIDGDVPEPIAVTLATVDAEGVPDARTLLLKDVDERGWAFAGTGSSRKADHLADNPAAALNLWWQPQMRAVRVRRPVVEASPQECEADLAARSPQARAAVPPGEWRVWRVQPPWSR encoded by the coding sequence GTGAGCATCGCCGACCGCCTCCGCACCGTCCCGACCCTCACCGGAACTCCGCCGCACCTCGACCTGGACGACCTCCCTTCGGACCCGCAAGACCTCGCCCTCGCCTGGCTCGACGCGGCCATCGACGGCGACGTCCCCGAGCCGATCGCTGTCACCCTCGCCACGGTCGACGCCGAGGGTGTCCCGGACGCGCGCACCCTGCTGCTCAAGGACGTCGACGAGCGCGGCTGGGCGTTCGCAGGGACCGGCTCCTCCCGCAAGGCCGACCACCTCGCCGACAACCCGGCCGCCGCGCTCAACCTCTGGTGGCAGCCCCAGATGCGCGCCGTCCGCGTCCGCAGACCCGTCGTCGAGGCCAGCCCGCAGGAGTGCGAGGCCGACCTCGCCGCCCGCAGCCCCCAGGCCCGCGCCGCCGTCCCGCCGGGGGAGTGGCGGGTCTGGCGCGTCCAACCGCCGTGGTCTCGATAG
- a CDS encoding ABC transporter transmembrane domain-containing protein: protein MREAVDVAIPQQDVRLLLLVVAGMIGVAVVTSLLGVVQTWMSARVGQEVMHGLRTRLFTHLQGQSLGFFTRSRAGEVQSRLINDIGGMQGVVTTTATSIASNLTTAIATAAAMIALSWRLSLISLVVVPRPSG, encoded by the coding sequence GTGCGCGAGGCCGTCGACGTCGCCATCCCGCAGCAGGACGTGCGGCTGCTGCTGCTCGTCGTCGCCGGCATGATCGGCGTCGCCGTCGTCACCTCGCTGCTCGGCGTCGTGCAGACGTGGATGTCTGCGCGGGTCGGCCAGGAGGTGATGCACGGGCTGCGGACGCGGCTCTTCACTCACCTGCAGGGGCAGTCGCTCGGCTTCTTCACCCGCTCGCGGGCCGGCGAGGTCCAGTCGCGCCTCATCAACGACATCGGCGGCATGCAGGGAGTCGTCACGACGACCGCGACCTCGATCGCGAGCAACCTCACGACCGCGATCGCGACCGCCGCGGCGATGATCGCCCTGTCGTGGCGACTCTCGCTCATCTCCCTCGTCGTCGTGCCCCGGCCGTCTGGCTGA
- a CDS encoding ABC transporter ATP-binding protein, which translates to MSFRYAGADRDALAGVSVDVPAGSSLALVGHTGSGKSTLAALVARLHDPTAGRVTIDGVDVRDLDPEVLASIVGVVSQETYLVHASIRENLLLAAPEATDADLWQALAAAQVADLASLPDGLDTIVGSRGYRFSGGEQQRIAIARTILRGPRVLILDEATSALDNETERALQVALDRLVEGRTTITIAHRLSTVEGADQIVVLDDGRVVEQGRHGELLAAEGAYAGLALAA; encoded by the coding sequence GTGTCCTTCCGTTACGCGGGTGCCGACCGGGACGCGCTGGCCGGGGTGTCGGTCGACGTCCCCGCGGGCAGCTCGCTCGCCCTCGTCGGGCACACCGGCTCGGGCAAGTCGACGCTCGCCGCGCTCGTCGCGCGGCTGCACGACCCGACTGCCGGGCGCGTGACGATCGACGGTGTCGACGTCCGCGACCTCGACCCGGAGGTGCTCGCCTCGATCGTCGGGGTCGTTAGCCAGGAGACCTACCTCGTCCACGCGAGCATCCGGGAGAACCTCCTGCTCGCCGCGCCCGAGGCCACCGACGCCGACCTGTGGCAGGCGCTGGCCGCGGCGCAGGTCGCCGACCTCGCGTCGCTGCCGGATGGGCTCGACACGATCGTCGGCTCGCGCGGCTACCGCTTCTCCGGTGGTGAGCAGCAGCGGATCGCGATCGCCCGGACCATCCTGCGCGGCCCGCGCGTCCTCATCCTCGACGAGGCGACGAGCGCGCTGGACAACGAGACCGAGCGGGCGCTGCAGGTCGCCCTCGACCGGCTCGTCGAGGGGCGGACGACGATCACCATCGCCCACCGGCTCTCCACGGTCGAGGGTGCCGACCAGATCGTCGTGCTCGACGATGGGCGGGTCGTGGAGCAGGGGAGACACGGTGAGCTGCTCGCCGCCGAGGGCGCGTACGCGGGGCTCGCGCTCGCGGCGTGA
- a CDS encoding enoyl-CoA hydratase-related protein, which translates to MASTDNNPPPILDPFAGGGTIPLEAQRLGLEAHASDLNPVAVLINKALIEIPPKFRGQAPVHADLRDGLVSYQGGEGLAADVKAYGQWMRDEAERRIGHLYPKVTLPDGSLTTVIAWIWARTVTRPNPACGIEMPLVRCWWLGKKKGKEAYVVPAVVPDPTHPSGQRVAIEIGHDASGPKGVDGTMSGRQGATCLACDAAVTTTNPDLLLLDGQQRLTSLTQALTGDGVVVCHENKKIVRRRFFVDINEAVGEEIDLDQAVKVLPEDGKLKENFDRDLTLDVSTVSCSCPRATSRCRCASQTRAQTGSSTTPTMTWHARSSTPPWRRSRPMACRRSSSIEVQVADTVGNAARTAWTRVSRWASTQPRLSTRATTEALTTTCDSRVARHVCRPGGMPWGRRRRRSSSSATNGTSRMGRDQQPVKARVILLPRRSTPPTRGDPAMVSITADGPIWTLDLGEDENRFSPDRLTEIESALDELEASGEPAALLTTGTGKFFSNGLDLDWVSAHPDEFEAYAARVQVVLARVLTLPVPTVAAVNGHAFGACAMLAIAHDYRVMREDRGFFCFPEVDIQIPFTPGMDALITTKLTPRQARDAMLTGRRFGGADAVPAGLVDAATSQDALIAAAADLVRDLAGKDRATLGTIKATLYADAAAALRGDARA; encoded by the coding sequence ATGGCGAGCACGGACAACAATCCGCCGCCGATCCTCGACCCCTTCGCCGGTGGCGGCACGATCCCGCTCGAGGCGCAGCGCCTCGGTCTCGAGGCGCATGCGAGCGACCTCAACCCCGTCGCCGTGCTCATCAACAAGGCGCTCATCGAGATCCCGCCGAAGTTCCGCGGGCAGGCGCCAGTGCACGCGGACCTGCGCGACGGGCTCGTGTCGTACCAGGGCGGCGAAGGGCTCGCCGCCGACGTCAAGGCCTACGGCCAGTGGATGCGGGACGAGGCCGAGCGCCGCATCGGCCACCTCTACCCCAAGGTGACCCTGCCCGACGGCTCGCTAACCACCGTCATCGCGTGGATCTGGGCGCGGACCGTCACCCGCCCGAACCCGGCGTGCGGCATCGAGATGCCGCTCGTCCGGTGCTGGTGGCTCGGCAAGAAGAAGGGCAAGGAGGCCTACGTCGTCCCGGCTGTCGTGCCGGACCCGACGCATCCGTCGGGGCAGCGCGTCGCCATCGAGATCGGGCACGACGCGTCGGGTCCGAAGGGGGTGGACGGCACGATGTCGGGTCGGCAGGGTGCCACGTGCCTCGCGTGCGACGCGGCCGTCACCACGACCAACCCTGACCTGCTCCTGCTTGACGGGCAGCAACGGCTGACCTCCCTCACCCAGGCGCTCACCGGTGACGGGGTTGTCGTGTGTCACGAGAACAAGAAGATCGTGCGCAGACGCTTCTTCGTCGACATCAACGAGGCAGTGGGTGAGGAGATCGACCTGGACCAGGCGGTCAAGGTCCTGCCTGAGGACGGCAAGCTCAAGGAGAACTTCGACCGGGACCTCACGCTCGACGTGTCGACCGTGAGCTGCAGCTGTCCAAGGGCTACTTCCCGATGTCGTTGTGCTTCACAGACCAGGGCACAGACTGGCTCTTCGACTACCCCGACCATGACGTGGCACGCGCGTTCCTCAACACCACCCTGGCGACGATCAAGGCCTATGGCGTGCCGTCGATCGAGCTCGATCGAGGTCCAGGTCGCAGACACGGTGGGCAACGCTGCCCGTACTGCCTGGACGCGTGTCTCACGTTGGGCGAGTACGCAGCCGCGGTTGTCGACGAGGGCTACGACGGAGGCTTTGACCACTACCTGCGACAGTCGGGTTGCTCGACACGTCTGTCGCCCGGGAGGCATGCCGTGGGGGAGACGAAGGCGACGCTCGAGCAGTTCGGCCACCAACGGGACTTCCCGGATGGGCCGGGACCAGCAACCGGTCAAGGCACGGGTGATACTGCTGCCACGTCGTTCGACACCCCCGACCCGAGGAGACCCAGCCATGGTGAGCATCACCGCCGACGGACCGATCTGGACGCTGGACCTCGGGGAGGACGAGAACCGCTTCTCGCCCGACCGGCTGACCGAGATCGAGTCGGCCCTCGACGAGCTGGAGGCGTCGGGGGAGCCGGCCGCCCTGCTCACCACCGGCACCGGCAAGTTCTTCTCCAACGGCCTCGACCTGGACTGGGTGAGCGCGCACCCGGACGAGTTCGAGGCCTACGCCGCTCGCGTGCAGGTCGTGCTCGCGCGCGTCCTGACCCTGCCGGTCCCGACGGTCGCGGCCGTCAACGGGCACGCCTTTGGCGCCTGCGCGATGCTCGCCATCGCCCACGACTACCGGGTGATGCGCGAGGACCGCGGCTTCTTCTGCTTCCCCGAGGTGGACATCCAGATCCCCTTCACCCCGGGCATGGACGCCCTCATCACGACCAAGCTCACGCCGCGCCAGGCCCGCGACGCCATGCTCACCGGTCGCCGCTTCGGTGGGGCGGACGCTGTGCCTGCCGGTCTCGTCGACGCCGCCACGAGCCAGGATGCGCTGATCGCGGCTGCCGCCGACCTGGTGCGCGACCTGGCCGGCAAGGACCGGGCGACGCTCGGCACGATCAAGGCGACCCTCTACGCCGACGCGGCCGCCGCCCTGCGCGGCGACGCGCGCGCCTGA
- a CDS encoding nuclear transport factor 2 family protein, which translates to MDARQLLTTLCTTIDEHRWDDLPHLLHEDFVCRLVHTGEELDKVGWVRLNAEYPGFESLRVEDLVAAGERGVARCHVTGRLDGTVERFAVASFVTVRDGLIGELTEVWTDLGVEVPSERRVPVDD; encoded by the coding sequence ATGGACGCCCGCCAGCTGCTGACCACCCTCTGCACCACCATCGACGAGCACCGTTGGGACGACCTGCCTCACCTCTTGCACGAGGACTTCGTGTGTCGCCTGGTGCATACGGGCGAAGAGCTCGACAAGGTCGGTTGGGTGCGGCTGAACGCCGAGTATCCCGGCTTCGAGTCGTTGAGGGTCGAGGATCTCGTGGCCGCTGGCGAGCGCGGGGTGGCCCGCTGCCACGTGACCGGGCGCCTCGACGGCACGGTCGAGCGCTTCGCCGTCGCCAGCTTCGTCACGGTGCGCGACGGGCTCATCGGTGAGCTCACCGAGGTCTGGACCGATCTCGGGGTCGAGGTGCCGAGCGAGCGCCGGGTACCGGTGGACGACTGA
- a CDS encoding nucleotidyltransferase domain-containing protein, whose product MSEPTVHAVRLRAALDRQRGGLTKVLARFGAANPRVFGSVARGDSREDSDLDLLVDLAPGAGNELLRLAGLSEELSELLGIHVDVVAAPLLRDEVSATALDDAVAV is encoded by the coding sequence ATGAGTGAACCGACGGTCCACGCGGTGCGGCTTCGCGCTGCGCTGGACCGGCAGCGCGGCGGACTGACCAAGGTGCTGGCCCGGTTCGGTGCCGCGAACCCGAGGGTGTTCGGGTCGGTGGCTCGGGGTGACTCCCGGGAGGACAGCGATCTGGACCTCCTCGTCGACCTGGCACCGGGCGCCGGCAACGAGCTGCTCCGCCTGGCAGGGCTGAGCGAGGAGCTGAGCGAGCTGCTCGGCATCCATGTCGACGTCGTGGCCGCACCGCTCCTGCGCGATGAGGTCTCTGCGACTGCCCTCGACGACGCGGTGGCCGTGTGA
- a CDS encoding HepT-like ribonuclease domain-containing protein, translating into MSRAEAERLSDVRGAITRCIAYRNYLDSPELGPMAYDAVLRNLAVIGEAVKALPDDFKDQHPDVPWTSIAGLRNLVVHEYFRVNPDQIRGIVDNQLSHLLTELG; encoded by the coding sequence GTGAGTCGCGCGGAGGCGGAACGCCTGTCGGACGTCCGCGGTGCGATCACACGCTGCATCGCCTACCGCAACTATCTCGATTCGCCCGAGCTCGGGCCGATGGCGTATGACGCGGTGCTCCGCAATCTTGCGGTGATCGGCGAGGCCGTGAAGGCGCTCCCAGACGACTTCAAGGACCAGCACCCCGACGTCCCCTGGACTTCGATCGCCGGTCTGCGCAACCTCGTCGTCCACGAGTACTTCCGGGTCAACCCGGACCAGATCAGGGGCATCGTCGACAACCAGCTGTCGCACTTGCTGACGGAACTGGGCTGA
- a CDS encoding nucleotide disphospho-sugar-binding domain-containing protein — translation MATILICLQPFAGHVNPAMPLVRGLVEAGHRVVVMTGRDHADAVRRAGGDPVGLPPGTDTADPEVVRRLARRSELGLLARMRDDLAGFVEPMAEQSRVIDAVVAERGVDVVVADPMFFGALPQALRAEGPPVLVLGLLPLMRPGGGSMQGRAERWIMTRLLRPVQRLAQEQAAHRGVVLDRFFMWWTTASDGVLQLSGPSFEPAAREDGGGAPIHFVGPLTRSDGALPPWWTELRADRPTVLVTQGTLANADAAELIDPALAALADAPANVVVTTGGGATPSVVPSNTWVADHLPLDSVLPRCALLLTNGGYGGVQLALRHGVPVALVGATEDKAEVLARLRSSGAGEGIRTVRPRPRQVRRLVEQILGDERYRRRATALSEEIERCGGVAAAVEIITGAARSSSVRVQRPRAECGRVQGDTCWVVYIGPADHGAGWSSGLEPVAAASTEEQAHQLLERLLSVTPGRANLIEDYPYRADDERHGGGAGSGRTVHLVVTLDDGPSVSTVFDSIDEAGRHADDLRRLGEAGVTIIDMVMDVLPS, via the coding sequence GTGGCGACGATCCTGATCTGCCTGCAGCCCTTCGCCGGGCACGTCAACCCGGCGATGCCGCTGGTCCGCGGCCTCGTCGAGGCCGGTCACCGCGTGGTCGTCATGACCGGACGGGACCACGCCGACGCCGTCCGCCGGGCCGGAGGTGACCCCGTGGGGCTACCTCCGGGGACGGACACGGCCGACCCCGAGGTCGTGCGTCGGTTGGCCCGACGGAGCGAGCTCGGTCTGCTCGCCCGCATGCGCGATGACCTGGCGGGCTTCGTCGAGCCCATGGCCGAGCAGTCGCGGGTGATCGACGCGGTCGTCGCCGAGAGGGGCGTCGATGTCGTGGTCGCCGATCCGATGTTCTTCGGCGCACTGCCCCAGGCTCTGCGTGCCGAGGGGCCGCCCGTGCTGGTGCTGGGGCTGCTCCCGCTGATGCGGCCCGGCGGTGGGAGCATGCAAGGGCGTGCCGAGCGGTGGATCATGACCCGGCTGCTGCGTCCGGTGCAGCGCCTCGCCCAGGAGCAGGCAGCTCATCGTGGCGTCGTGCTCGACCGGTTCTTCATGTGGTGGACCACGGCCAGCGACGGTGTGCTGCAGCTGAGCGGTCCCAGCTTCGAGCCCGCCGCTCGAGAGGACGGCGGAGGCGCCCCCATCCACTTCGTCGGGCCGCTGACCCGCAGCGACGGTGCCTTGCCGCCGTGGTGGACCGAGCTGCGCGCGGACCGGCCGACCGTGCTCGTGACCCAGGGGACGCTGGCGAACGCGGACGCCGCAGAGCTCATCGACCCGGCGCTGGCAGCGCTCGCCGACGCCCCGGCGAACGTCGTGGTCACCACCGGCGGAGGAGCGACGCCGTCGGTGGTGCCGAGCAACACGTGGGTCGCCGATCACCTGCCGCTGGACTCGGTGCTGCCTCGCTGCGCGCTGCTGCTGACCAACGGTGGGTACGGAGGGGTGCAGCTGGCCCTGCGCCACGGGGTGCCCGTCGCGCTCGTGGGTGCGACCGAGGACAAGGCCGAGGTGCTGGCGCGGCTGCGCAGCAGCGGTGCGGGAGAGGGGATCCGGACCGTTCGCCCGCGTCCCCGCCAGGTACGTCGGCTCGTGGAGCAGATCCTCGGAGACGAGCGCTACCGACGCCGAGCCACGGCGCTCTCCGAGGAGATCGAGCGCTGCGGAGGCGTTGCCGCGGCCGTCGAGATCATCACGGGTGCTGCACGCTCATCGTCGGTGCGCGTGCAGAGGCCTCGCGCGGAGTGCGGCCGGGTCCAGGGAGACACATGCTGGGTGGTCTACATCGGACCTGCAGACCATGGTGCAGGCTGGTCCTCAGGGCTGGAGCCCGTCGCCGCGGCCTCCACCGAGGAGCAGGCTCACCAGCTGCTCGAGCGGCTCCTCAGCGTCACCCCCGGCCGCGCGAACCTCATCGAGGACTATCCCTACCGCGCCGACGACGAGCGACACGGGGGAGGTGCCGGCTCCGGGCGGACGGTGCACCTGGTGGTGACCCTCGACGACGGCCCTTCGGTCAGCACCGTCTTCGACTCCATCGACGAGGCCGGCAGGCACGCCGACGATCTGCGCCGACTCGGGGAGGCCGGCGTGACGATCATCGACATGGTGATGGACGTCCTTCCGTCGTGA
- a CDS encoding MmcQ/YjbR family DNA-binding protein, giving the protein MAHPLMVDEDDPLLGRVREIALALPGADEKISHGHPAFFTRKVFAYFGGSLKVDGEWEQRARSVVVKPDEDEARALLEDPRCYRPAYLGPSGWVGLDLDACTHWDEVAELVEASFRETAGVRLVAELDARG; this is encoded by the coding sequence ATGGCGCACCCGCTGATGGTGGACGAGGATGACCCGCTGCTGGGGCGAGTCCGCGAAATCGCGCTGGCCCTGCCCGGCGCCGACGAGAAGATCAGCCACGGGCACCCCGCCTTCTTCACCCGCAAGGTCTTCGCCTATTTCGGTGGCTCGCTGAAGGTCGATGGCGAGTGGGAGCAGCGGGCGCGCTCGGTCGTCGTCAAGCCGGACGAGGACGAGGCCCGGGCGCTGCTGGAGGACCCGCGCTGCTACCGGCCCGCCTACCTCGGACCCAGCGGCTGGGTCGGTCTCGACCTCGACGCGTGCACCCACTGGGACGAGGTGGCCGAGCTGGTCGAGGCGTCGTTCCGGGAGACCGCAGGCGTGCGCCTCGTCGCCGAGCTCGACGCCCGCGGCTGA
- a CDS encoding ArsR/SmtB family transcription factor has protein sequence MKQATDPLSRVFSALADPTRRGILDRLSQGESTVGELTTPFGMSQPAISQHLRVLEDAGLITRTRQAQYRICAARPEGLSEADDWVSRHREIWTGRLDRLEETITGLTTD, from the coding sequence ATGAAACAGGCGACCGACCCGTTGAGCCGGGTCTTCAGCGCGCTGGCCGACCCCACCCGACGCGGCATCCTCGACCGGCTGTCGCAGGGGGAGTCCACCGTCGGCGAGCTGACGACCCCCTTCGGCATGAGCCAGCCGGCGATCAGCCAGCACCTGCGCGTGCTCGAGGACGCCGGCCTCATCACGCGCACCCGCCAGGCCCAGTACCGGATCTGCGCGGCGCGGCCGGAGGGGCTGAGCGAGGCCGACGACTGGGTCAGCCGCCACCGCGAGATCTGGACCGGTCGCCTCGACCGGCTCGAGGAGACCATCACCGGCCTGACCACCGACTGA
- a CDS encoding SRPBCC family protein has product MSTETDSITLTRTLDAPRETLWRAWTDPEIAARWWHPHDVTVAEGSTHIDLRVGGEYGYLMVDRDGGEYPTGGTYLELDPPGRLVCTWREPGDEDGIAPVLTLDLADLGDGRTEMTFHLAKVPGESHEGIDSGWREAFEELETTLARGDVGPAADGRERMIRSRVVPLPAEAIFAVLADPARHHETEPGDWVRSAVDPQPITQVGQVFSVNMFVEGQGDYVMDNRVVALEPDRVIAWAPGQYDDRGELGPTWWTWRYDLAPSGDGTEVTITYDWTDTPDFFRREVPMPPFPAEFLDESLASLEQAAGSSR; this is encoded by the coding sequence ATGAGCACCGAGACCGACTCGATCACCCTGACCCGCACCCTGGACGCCCCCCGCGAGACGCTGTGGCGCGCCTGGACCGACCCGGAGATCGCCGCCCGCTGGTGGCACCCGCACGACGTCACCGTGGCCGAGGGCAGCACCCATATCGACCTGCGCGTCGGCGGCGAGTACGGCTACCTCATGGTCGACCGTGACGGCGGCGAGTACCCGACCGGCGGCACCTACCTCGAGCTGGACCCGCCCGGGCGCCTGGTCTGCACCTGGCGCGAGCCGGGGGATGAGGACGGCATCGCGCCGGTGCTCACCCTCGACCTGGCCGACCTCGGCGACGGGCGCACCGAGATGACCTTCCACCTGGCGAAGGTGCCTGGCGAGAGCCACGAGGGCATCGACAGCGGCTGGCGCGAGGCGTTCGAGGAGCTCGAGACCACCCTGGCGCGAGGCGATGTCGGACCCGCCGCCGACGGGCGCGAGCGGATGATCCGCAGCCGCGTGGTGCCGCTGCCGGCCGAGGCGATCTTCGCCGTGCTCGCCGACCCGGCTCGCCATCACGAGACCGAGCCCGGGGACTGGGTGCGCAGCGCGGTCGACCCGCAGCCGATCACGCAGGTCGGGCAGGTCTTCAGCGTCAACATGTTCGTCGAGGGTCAGGGCGACTACGTCATGGACAACCGTGTGGTCGCGCTGGAGCCGGATCGCGTGATCGCCTGGGCGCCAGGGCAGTACGACGATAGGGGCGAGCTCGGCCCGACCTGGTGGACGTGGCGCTACGACCTCGCGCCGAGCGGGGACGGCACCGAGGTGACGATCACCTACGACTGGACCGACACCCCGGACTTCTTCCGCCGCGAGGTGCCGATGCCGCCCTTCCCGGCCGAGTTCCTCGACGAATCGCTGGCGAGCCTGGAGCAGGCTGCGGGGTCGTCGCGATGA
- a CDS encoding dihydrofolate reductase family protein, translating to MKIVITQNITLDGRIEMLDDWFDPATETPDLTEETRRQTEGEELLLLGRQTFTDFRGYWPHQSGETADMVNGAAKGVITSTLTDPEWDTATILGDDPVAVARELREQPGGHACVTGSIQVSHALTRADLVDEYRLFVYPAWQGRGRSLFPEGEAPPQLEQVRHVAFSGGVTFLALRPSSRP from the coding sequence ATGAAGATCGTCATCACCCAGAACATCACGCTCGACGGCCGGATCGAGATGCTCGACGACTGGTTCGACCCGGCCACCGAGACCCCGGACCTGACGGAGGAGACGCGCAGGCAGACCGAAGGCGAGGAGCTGCTGCTGCTCGGCCGGCAGACCTTCACCGACTTCCGCGGGTACTGGCCGCACCAGAGCGGCGAGACCGCCGACATGGTCAACGGGGCGGCGAAGGGGGTCATCACGAGCACCCTCACCGACCCGGAGTGGGACACCGCGACCATCCTCGGCGACGACCCGGTCGCGGTCGCCCGTGAGCTGCGCGAGCAGCCGGGCGGCCACGCCTGCGTCACCGGCAGCATCCAGGTCAGCCACGCTCTGACCCGGGCGGATCTCGTCGACGAGTACCGGCTCTTCGTCTACCCGGCCTGGCAGGGACGCGGGCGTTCGCTCTTCCCCGAGGGCGAGGCGCCGCCACAGCTGGAGCAGGTGCGCCACGTCGCCTTCAGCGGCGGGGTGACCTTCCTCGCCCTTCGTCCCTCGTCTCGGCCGTGA
- a CDS encoding nuclear transport factor 2 family protein, which yields MSDARQTALAFLSAWAEGDTEVAGRYLAQDVTFESPRASLTGRAPVLAAMAEFAVAVTSIDVLAVTAEKDTAIVMYDMHTEPVGTIRAAECCTVIEGLITSDRLVFDTALLGRG from the coding sequence GTGAGCGACGCACGGCAGACCGCTCTGGCGTTCCTGAGCGCCTGGGCCGAGGGTGACACGGAGGTCGCCGGTCGGTACCTGGCGCAGGACGTCACCTTCGAGAGCCCGCGGGCGAGTCTGACCGGACGAGCGCCGGTGCTGGCGGCGATGGCCGAGTTCGCGGTGGCGGTGACCTCCATCGACGTCCTCGCAGTCACCGCCGAGAAGGACACGGCGATCGTCATGTACGACATGCACACCGAACCCGTCGGGACCATCCGCGCGGCCGAGTGCTGCACCGTGATCGAAGGCCTCATCACCAGCGACCGGCTCGTCTTCGACACGGCTCTGCTCGGCCGAGGCTAG
- a CDS encoding anthranilate synthase component I family protein, which translates to MDHARFGSRVLTEPVALTHDPADLDAGGDWAVVVTFEGELTAVRFARTDQPVPQPDPWTPVTAAWRSSMDEGEYRRGVATIREHIAAGTVYQVNLCRMLSAPLPEHAHLPALAHVLAAGNPAPFAGLVHVPSAGLDVVSASPEAYLIRDGDRLVSRPIKGTGASAADLGAKDHAENVMITDLVRNDLSPVSEPGTVAVEELCAVEQHPGLVHLTSSVAGRLRPGVTWPDILAATFPPGSVSGAPKSSALRIIDELESSPRGAYCGAVGWIDADAGRAELAVGIRTFVAETARNETQGEETQDHARVLRFGTGAGITWGSDPAAEWRETELKAARLIGLASGKVGA; encoded by the coding sequence GTGGATCACGCGCGCTTCGGATCGAGGGTGCTCACCGAGCCCGTCGCGCTCACCCACGACCCGGCCGACCTCGACGCCGGGGGAGACTGGGCGGTCGTCGTCACCTTCGAGGGCGAGCTCACCGCGGTCCGTTTCGCCCGAACCGATCAGCCTGTCCCGCAACCGGACCCGTGGACGCCGGTGACAGCGGCGTGGAGATCCTCGATGGACGAAGGGGAGTACCGCCGCGGCGTCGCCACGATCCGCGAGCACATCGCCGCCGGCACCGTCTACCAGGTCAACCTCTGCCGGATGCTCAGCGCGCCGCTGCCCGAGCACGCCCATCTCCCGGCCCTGGCGCACGTGCTCGCGGCCGGCAACCCTGCCCCCTTCGCCGGTCTCGTGCACGTCCCCTCGGCCGGGCTGGACGTCGTCAGCGCCTCGCCCGAGGCCTACCTGATCCGCGACGGCGACCGGCTGGTCTCCCGACCGATCAAGGGCACCGGGGCGTCCGCCGCCGACCTCGGCGCCAAGGACCACGCCGAGAACGTCATGATCACCGACCTCGTCCGCAACGACCTCAGCCCGGTGAGCGAGCCCGGCACCGTGGCCGTCGAGGAGCTGTGCGCCGTCGAGCAGCACCCCGGGCTGGTGCACCTGACGAGCAGCGTCGCCGGTCGGCTGCGGCCCGGCGTCACCTGGCCCGACATCCTCGCGGCTACCTTCCCGCCCGGCTCGGTCAGCGGGGCGCCGAAGTCCTCGGCGCTGCGGATCATCGACGAGCTGGAGTCGAGCCCGCGGGGTGCCTACTGCGGGGCGGTCGGTTGGATCGACGCCGACGCCGGCCGCGCGGAACTCGCCGTGGGCATCCGCACGTTCGTCGCAGAGACAGCGCGGAACGAGACGCAGGGTGAAGAGACTCAGGATCATGCCCGGGTGCTGCGCTTCGGCACCGGCGCCGGCATCACGTGGGGCTCGGACCCGGCCGCGGAGTGGCGGGAGACCGAGCTCAAGGCAGCACGCCTCATCGGTCTGGCATCTGGGAAGGTAGGCGCATGA